The following are encoded together in the Acidimicrobiales bacterium genome:
- a CDS encoding Rieske 2Fe-2S domain-containing protein, with the protein MAQSMRDGLRPLRELPLQVEQMDSLDQVAEPLAKAVERAAPAGAPMNEALSGTALGHPLHPPLTDVVIGAWTSAVTLDWLGGKRGRPAADLLVALGVLSALPTAAAGLNDWATLDVPTRRVGLLHGTTNIVATGLFGTSWLARKAGRRFFGKLLALAGYGTVSVGAFLGGHLSFRRGVGVDHTAFTEAPQDWTAVADEAGIRESEPALIERAGVEILLVRQGGSLYALLDRCAHQGGPLHEGKVEDGCVICPWHSSRYRLSDGVALSGPTAHPQPAFQVRVRDGTVEVRR; encoded by the coding sequence ATGGCACAGAGCATGCGAGACGGTCTGCGACCCCTGCGGGAGCTGCCGCTTCAGGTGGAGCAGATGGACTCCCTCGATCAGGTCGCCGAGCCCCTGGCCAAAGCGGTGGAACGTGCTGCTCCCGCCGGAGCGCCAATGAACGAGGCCTTGAGCGGCACCGCTCTCGGCCACCCACTCCATCCGCCGCTCACCGACGTCGTCATCGGAGCCTGGACGAGTGCCGTGACGCTGGACTGGCTAGGAGGCAAGCGCGGCCGACCGGCGGCGGACCTCCTCGTTGCCCTCGGCGTGCTGTCGGCACTTCCCACCGCTGCAGCAGGGCTCAACGACTGGGCGACGCTGGATGTACCGACGCGACGGGTCGGCCTGCTGCACGGTACGACCAACATCGTGGCCACCGGGCTCTTCGGGACATCGTGGCTTGCGCGCAAGGCGGGCCGAAGGTTCTTCGGCAAGTTGCTGGCGCTGGCTGGTTACGGCACGGTCAGCGTTGGCGCCTTTCTCGGCGGCCACCTCTCGTTCCGAAGGGGGGTTGGCGTCGACCACACGGCATTTACGGAGGCACCCCAGGACTGGACGGCGGTCGCCGACGAGGCCGGTATAAGGGAGTCGGAGCCGGCGCTAATTGAACGAGCGGGGGTCGAGATCCTGCTCGTCCGCCAGGGCGGATCGTTGTATGCCCTGCTCGACCGATGCGCGCATCAAGGCGGTCCGCTCCACGAGGGCAAGGTCGAGGATGGGTGTGTGATCTGCCCGTGGCACTCGAGCCGCTATCGGCTCTCTGATGGCGTCGCCCTGAGCGGTCCCACCGCCCACCCCCAGCCGGCCTTTCAGGTGAGGGTGCGGGACGGCACGGTCGAGGTACGGCGGTAG
- a CDS encoding G1 family glutamic endopeptidase, translating to MRRLAVAALMPLLGLSLSAQPARAVTTATFFHRPILSVGANKSNNWSGYNQGFLEQGGRSFTSVSGDWIVPTATAHTKGTAAYSATWTGIGGGCVDASCGFTDPTLIQAGTEQDVDSSGKATYSAWWEVIPLPSTTISGMTVSAGDHMHVAIGQTAPQVWSITVQDVSKKHSFTQLIPYSSSYATAEWIEETPVIISNSGNVGVGPLPNLSTVNFDLATANDANAKLKPSEEIQLVDSNNKPLATPSSPDTDTDGFNDCAYASSCAAPSTSSSTAGHGVRQHHAARRR from the coding sequence ATGCGTCGACTCGCTGTAGCCGCTCTGATGCCCTTGCTCGGGCTGTCCCTCTCGGCCCAACCGGCGAGAGCCGTGACCACCGCCACCTTCTTCCACCGCCCGATCCTCTCGGTGGGGGCGAACAAGTCGAATAACTGGTCGGGCTACAACCAGGGCTTCCTCGAGCAGGGGGGGAGGTCCTTCACGTCGGTCAGCGGCGACTGGATCGTGCCCACGGCCACCGCCCATACGAAGGGCACCGCCGCCTACTCCGCCACCTGGACCGGCATCGGCGGCGGGTGCGTGGACGCTTCCTGTGGCTTCACCGACCCCACGCTCATCCAGGCCGGTACCGAGCAGGACGTCGACTCGTCGGGCAAGGCCACCTACTCGGCCTGGTGGGAGGTGATTCCTCTGCCCAGCACGACGATCTCGGGTATGACAGTCAGCGCTGGTGATCACATGCACGTGGCAATCGGGCAGACCGCGCCCCAGGTCTGGAGCATCACGGTGCAGGACGTATCCAAGAAACACTCGTTCACCCAGCTGATCCCCTATAGCTCGAGCTACGCCACGGCAGAGTGGATCGAGGAGACTCCGGTCATTATCAGCAACAGCGGCAACGTCGGCGTGGGGCCGCTCCCCAACCTCTCGACGGTCAACTTCGACCTGGCTACCGCCAACGACGCGAACGCCAAGCTGAAGCCCTCTGAGGAGATCCAGCTGGTGGACTCCAACAACAAGCCACTGGCCACCCCGTCCTCGCCAGACACGGACACCGACGGTTTCAACGACTGCGCCTACGCCAGCTCGTGCGCCGCCCCGAGCACCAGCTCGTCCACGGCCGGCCACGGCGTCCGCCAGCACCACGCGGCACGAAGGCGCTAG
- a CDS encoding PQQ-binding-like beta-propeller repeat protein, whose protein sequence is MYQHDAHHTADGCSAIGPAATPGLRPAWFVPTAGAVTAEPTVADNHVFVGDSSGAFHALDQATGASKWSFSVTSPKSCYRDQPSLYADQHSSGFGAITSSAAFGPTVTDSAGNPMVYFGGGGTVFALDAVTGACEWAQDIDPGRPKNNVEIESSPVLDTAVDPPEVVVGSDDNSGAGNGVTGLEAFTASTGALVWRYEPERDVTLTPAEFGGSDALTLSCGDGSANSYCTANNVPGIGENSASWADACGDVWSSPSLDTTFTDPAGNNTYQSAGTAAATDPVWSPKQITATGKPSRDGLVVFGTGNCGARPNPATTFAHHDYAHTEGVFALDPVTGVRVWNWFEPANLYNTGSPNEAGAGDTDFGSSSILAEVPTADLPDGRRSCRSAGKTTRIVIQGGKSGYAYGLCEGSGTEAWGVQVAQAGQLSPDLVGAVGGFIGSPSIGEAKGRPAAFFDSAVFLPFADDGVRMPGSGDDAGATCPGMAAERLPLLPACADPSLANDPSRLLSVSGIDAATGHLLWRAPSTPSYAATTYSNGVVFASSTTGYSAAAFDADTGLPLWSFPLGDSPASGASIVGSSVFLGAGISEGTVGPSTVPPGNNGIWSFRSGA, encoded by the coding sequence ATGTATCAGCACGACGCCCACCACACGGCCGACGGGTGTTCGGCCATCGGTCCGGCTGCCACGCCCGGGCTGCGCCCGGCGTGGTTCGTCCCGACCGCCGGGGCCGTCACCGCCGAACCGACCGTCGCCGACAACCATGTCTTTGTGGGTGATTCGAGCGGGGCTTTTCACGCCCTGGACCAAGCCACCGGTGCGTCGAAGTGGAGCTTCTCGGTCACCAGCCCCAAGAGCTGCTACCGGGACCAGCCCAGCCTCTACGCAGACCAACACAGTTCAGGATTCGGTGCTATCACCTCGTCAGCGGCCTTCGGCCCGACGGTGACCGACTCGGCGGGCAACCCCATGGTGTACTTCGGCGGGGGTGGCACTGTCTTTGCCCTCGATGCCGTCACCGGTGCCTGCGAATGGGCCCAGGACATCGACCCCGGCCGTCCCAAGAACAACGTCGAGATCGAGTCGTCACCGGTCCTCGACACCGCGGTCGATCCGCCTGAGGTTGTCGTCGGCTCGGACGACAACTCGGGTGCCGGCAACGGCGTCACCGGGCTCGAGGCCTTCACCGCATCGACCGGGGCCCTGGTGTGGCGCTACGAACCCGAGCGTGACGTCACCCTCACCCCCGCGGAGTTCGGTGGTTCCGACGCCCTCACCCTCAGCTGCGGTGACGGCAGTGCCAACTCCTACTGCACCGCGAACAATGTCCCCGGCATCGGCGAGAACTCAGCTTCGTGGGCCGACGCCTGTGGCGACGTCTGGTCCTCTCCGTCGCTCGACACCACCTTCACCGACCCCGCCGGCAACAACACCTACCAGTCGGCCGGCACGGCGGCCGCGACCGACCCGGTGTGGTCTCCCAAGCAGATCACCGCTACCGGGAAGCCATCGAGAGACGGACTGGTTGTCTTCGGCACTGGCAACTGTGGGGCGCGCCCGAACCCCGCCACCACGTTCGCCCATCATGATTACGCCCACACCGAGGGCGTCTTCGCCCTGGACCCGGTGACCGGAGTGCGGGTATGGAACTGGTTCGAGCCCGCCAACCTCTACAACACCGGCTCGCCCAACGAGGCCGGTGCGGGCGACACCGACTTCGGCAGTTCCTCCATTCTCGCCGAGGTACCCACGGCCGACCTTCCCGATGGCCGGCGCTCCTGCCGCTCGGCTGGCAAGACCACCAGGATCGTCATCCAGGGTGGGAAGTCGGGCTACGCCTACGGTCTGTGTGAGGGCTCGGGCACCGAGGCCTGGGGCGTACAGGTCGCCCAGGCCGGCCAGCTGTCGCCCGATTTGGTCGGCGCCGTCGGCGGCTTCATTGGCAGCCCGTCGATCGGCGAGGCCAAGGGCCGACCGGCGGCGTTCTTCGACTCTGCCGTCTTCTTGCCCTTCGCCGACGACGGCGTGCGCATGCCGGGCAGCGGGGACGACGCAGGGGCCACCTGCCCTGGCATGGCTGCCGAGCGCCTCCCGCTGTTGCCGGCCTGCGCCGACCCCAGCCTGGCGAACGATCCATCCCGCCTGCTCTCGGTCAGCGGCATCGATGCAGCCACGGGCCACCTCCTCTGGCGGGCACCCTCGACGCCGAGCTACGCGGCCACTACATACAGCAACGGAGTGGTGTTCGCGTCCTCGACCACCGGCTATTCCGCCGCCGCCTTCGACGCTGACACGGGCCTGCCGCTGTGGTCGTTCCCGCTCGGAGACTCGCCAGCATCAGGTGCGTCGATCGTCGGCTCCAGCGTCTTCCTGGGGGCTGGCATCTCGGAGGGAACGGTTGGACCATCCACCGTTCCGCCAGGGAACAACGGGATCTGGAGCTTTCGCAGCGGAGCATGA
- a CDS encoding rod shape-determining protein, with protein MSENLVSYLFGRDMAVDLGTANTLVYVRGRGITLNEPSVVAINVKDGRPLAVGSEAKRMIGRTPSHIQAIRPLKDGVIADFEICEKMLRYFIHRVHQRRFAKPRMVICVPSGITGVEQRAVQEAAESAGARKPAYIIEEPMAAAIGAGLPVHEPTGNMVVDIGGG; from the coding sequence ATGTCCGAGAATCTCGTCTCATACCTGTTTGGGCGCGACATGGCCGTCGATCTGGGCACGGCTAACACGCTTGTCTACGTGCGCGGGAGGGGTATCACCCTGAACGAGCCGTCGGTCGTGGCCATCAACGTCAAGGACGGCCGGCCCCTCGCGGTCGGCTCCGAGGCGAAGCGGATGATCGGACGCACGCCCAGTCACATTCAGGCCATCCGGCCGCTCAAGGACGGGGTGATCGCGGACTTCGAGATCTGCGAGAAGATGCTGCGGTACTTCATCCATCGGGTACACCAGCGCCGGTTCGCCAAGCCGCGCATGGTCATCTGCGTGCCGTCGGGCATCACCGGGGTTGAGCAGCGGGCCGTGCAGGAGGCGGCGGAGTCCGCCGGCGCCCGCAAGCCCGCCTACATCATCGAGGAGCCCATGGCGGCCGCCATCGGGGCCGGCCTGCCGGTGCACGAGCCCACCGGCAACATGGTGGTCGACATCGGCGGCGG